In Populus trichocarpa isolate Nisqually-1 chromosome 16, P.trichocarpa_v4.1, whole genome shotgun sequence, a genomic segment contains:
- the LOC7466064 gene encoding uncharacterized protein LOC7466064 isoform X4 codes for MVMKEKDEELTLFLEMRRREIEREKNNLLLNSSADEPQAPLGLGSNNLSLVSNKITVSSIVPPPRKTATEKFLDSENDKSDYDWLLTPPRTPLFTSLELESQKTAMSQIGMSNARPTALKSRLINIQEEPASRTHVGSKGTTLQSGLNSTSAGNRRSASAGGQRSVSRPATPTGRPSLSATAKHSRPSTPTSRPTLSSTKSVAPPARSSTPTRIAARSSTPTARPSLSGSKPASRSATPIRQSSTPSSPPSVAAAPGQTSSVTKSVPATLKNPVASRGISPTVKSRPWKPEEIPGFSLDAPPNLRTSLPERPASATRDRPGGPSARPASASRERPGDPSARPASASRGRPGGPSARSSSSDAGFNGRPRQQSCSPSRGKASRMSIPTKSRTQTNGGDDVNPVQMGTKMVERVVNMRKLVPPKQDGSHSSLSNSAGKSSSLDSTGFGRTLSKKSLDMALRHMDIRRSISGNLRPLMTNIPASSMYSVRSGGSSKGRTVSVLDSPLATSSNASSEPSVNNNSYFADGIEIEDNEFGSERGNSSPSSHHGR; via the exons ATGGTGATGAAAGAGAAGGATGAAGAGCTTACCCTGTTTCTGGAGATGCGAAGACGCGAGATAGAGAGGGAGAAAAACAATCTTCTCCTTAACAGTTCGGCCGATGAACCTCAAGCTCCTTTAG GATTAGGTAGTAATAATCTTTCACTGGTGTCTAATAAGATTACGGTGTCGTCTATTGTACCGCCGCCGCGAAAGACTGCTACGGAGAAGTTCTTGGATTCGGAGAATGATAAATCTGACTATGATTG GCTTCTTACACCACCTAGAACCCCGCTTTTTACTTCCTTGGAGTTGGAATCGCAGAAAACTGCAATGAGTCAGATTGGGATGTCTAATGCTCGTCCCACTGCTCTAAAGTCAAGG CTAATAAATATCCAGGAAGAACCTGCTTCAAGGACTCATGTAGGATCTAAGGGAACAACTTTGCAGTCAGGACTGAACTCCACAAGTGCTGGTAATAGGAGGTCCGCATCAGCTGGAGGACAAAGATCTGTGTCGAGACCTGCAACACCCACAGGACGGCCCTCTTTATCTGCAACAGCTAAGCATTCAAGACCGTCTACACCCACATCACGGCCCACATTGTCTTCTACTAAGTCTGTTGCTCCTCCAGCGAGATCCTCAACTCCTACTAGAATTGCTGCACGCTCTTCGACGCCAACTGCTAGACCATCTCTTTCAGGTTCAAAGCCAGCTTCCAGATCAGCAACACCAATCCGCCAGTCATCAACCCCTTCAAGTCCACCTAGTGTGGCTGCTGCTCCTGGCCAGACTTCTTCAGTGACCAAGTCAGTTCCTGCCACTCTGAAAAATCCAGTGGCATCACGTGGCATTTCTCCAACAGTAAAATCTAGGCCTTGGAAACCTGAAGAGATTCCTGGTTTCTCTCTTGATGCTCCACCAAATTTAAGGACATCATTGCCAGAAAGACCAGCTTCAGCCACTAGGGATAGGCCTGGAG GTCCAAGTGCTCGCCCAGCTTCGGCCTCAAGGGAGAGGCCAGGTGATCCAAGTGCTCGCCCAGCTTCAGCTTCCAGGGGTAGGCCTGGAGGTCCAAGTGCTCGATCATCTTCTAGTGATGCTGGTTTTAATGGAAGACCGAGGCAACAATCATGCTCCCCCTCTCGAGGAAAGGCCAGTCGGATGTCCATTCCCACAAAGAGCAGAACACAGACCAATGGTGGTGATGATGTGAACCCAGTGCAAATGGGAACAAAGATGGTTGAAAGAGTGGTGAACATGAGAAAACTGGTACCACCAAAGCAAGATGGCTCTCACTCCAGCCTCAGTAATTCTGCTGGGAAGTCATCCTCCCTTGATAGCACAGGCTTTGGAAGAACTCTCTCAAAGAAATCTCTGGATATGGCTTTGAGGCATATG GATATAAGGCGAAGCATTTCAGGTAATTTACGCCCCCTTATGACCAACATCCCTGCTTCCTCTATGTACAGTGTCAGATCAGGAGGATCTTCAAAAGGCAGGACAGTTAGTGTTTTGGACTCCCCTCTGGCCACAAGCAGCAATGCTAGCTCTGAACCAAGTGTCAACAATAACTCCTATTTTGCTGATGGGATAGAAATAGAAGACAACGAATTTGGAAGCGAGAGAGGAAATTCCTCTCCTTCAAGTCATCATGGCAGGTGA
- the LOC7466064 gene encoding uncharacterized protein LOC7466064 isoform X1, which produces MVMKEKDEELTLFLEMRRREIEREKNNLLLNSSADEPQAPLGLGSNNLSLVSNKITVSSIVPPPRKTATEKFLDSENDKSDYDWLLTPPRTPLFTSLELESQKTAMSQIGMSNARPTALKSRLINIQEEPASRTHVGSKGTTLQSGLNSTSAGNRRSASAGGQRSVSRPATPTGRPSLSATAKHSRPSTPTSRPTLSSTKSVAPPARSSTPTRIAARSSTPTARPSLSGSKPASRSATPIRQSSTPSSPPSVAAAPGQTSSVTKSVPATLKNPVASRGISPTVKSRPWKPEEIPGFSLDAPPNLRTSLPERPASATRDRPGGPSARPASASRDRPGGPSARPASASRERPGGPSARPASASRERPGDPSARPASASRGRPGGPSARSSSSDAGFNGRPRQQSCSPSRGKASRMSIPTKSRTQTNGGDDVNPVQMGTKMVERVVNMRKLVPPKQDGSHSSLSNSAGKSSSLDSTGFGRTLSKKSLDMALRHMDIRRSISGNLRPLMTNIPASSMYSVRSGGSSKGRTVSVLDSPLATSSNASSEPSVNNNSYFADGIEIEDNEFGSERGNSSPSSHHGR; this is translated from the exons ATGGTGATGAAAGAGAAGGATGAAGAGCTTACCCTGTTTCTGGAGATGCGAAGACGCGAGATAGAGAGGGAGAAAAACAATCTTCTCCTTAACAGTTCGGCCGATGAACCTCAAGCTCCTTTAG GATTAGGTAGTAATAATCTTTCACTGGTGTCTAATAAGATTACGGTGTCGTCTATTGTACCGCCGCCGCGAAAGACTGCTACGGAGAAGTTCTTGGATTCGGAGAATGATAAATCTGACTATGATTG GCTTCTTACACCACCTAGAACCCCGCTTTTTACTTCCTTGGAGTTGGAATCGCAGAAAACTGCAATGAGTCAGATTGGGATGTCTAATGCTCGTCCCACTGCTCTAAAGTCAAGG CTAATAAATATCCAGGAAGAACCTGCTTCAAGGACTCATGTAGGATCTAAGGGAACAACTTTGCAGTCAGGACTGAACTCCACAAGTGCTGGTAATAGGAGGTCCGCATCAGCTGGAGGACAAAGATCTGTGTCGAGACCTGCAACACCCACAGGACGGCCCTCTTTATCTGCAACAGCTAAGCATTCAAGACCGTCTACACCCACATCACGGCCCACATTGTCTTCTACTAAGTCTGTTGCTCCTCCAGCGAGATCCTCAACTCCTACTAGAATTGCTGCACGCTCTTCGACGCCAACTGCTAGACCATCTCTTTCAGGTTCAAAGCCAGCTTCCAGATCAGCAACACCAATCCGCCAGTCATCAACCCCTTCAAGTCCACCTAGTGTGGCTGCTGCTCCTGGCCAGACTTCTTCAGTGACCAAGTCAGTTCCTGCCACTCTGAAAAATCCAGTGGCATCACGTGGCATTTCTCCAACAGTAAAATCTAGGCCTTGGAAACCTGAAGAGATTCCTGGTTTCTCTCTTGATGCTCCACCAAATTTAAGGACATCATTGCCAGAAAGACCAGCTTCAGCCACTAGGGATAGGCCTGGAGGTCCAAGTGCTCGGCCAGCTTCGGCCTCAAGGGATAGGCCTGGAGGTCCAAGTGCTCGGCCAGCTTCGGCCTCTAGGGAGAGGCCTGGAGGTCCAAGTGCTCGCCCAGCTTCGGCCTCAAGGGAGAGGCCAGGTGATCCAAGTGCTCGCCCAGCTTCAGCTTCCAGGGGTAGGCCTGGAGGTCCAAGTGCTCGATCATCTTCTAGTGATGCTGGTTTTAATGGAAGACCGAGGCAACAATCATGCTCCCCCTCTCGAGGAAAGGCCAGTCGGATGTCCATTCCCACAAAGAGCAGAACACAGACCAATGGTGGTGATGATGTGAACCCAGTGCAAATGGGAACAAAGATGGTTGAAAGAGTGGTGAACATGAGAAAACTGGTACCACCAAAGCAAGATGGCTCTCACTCCAGCCTCAGTAATTCTGCTGGGAAGTCATCCTCCCTTGATAGCACAGGCTTTGGAAGAACTCTCTCAAAGAAATCTCTGGATATGGCTTTGAGGCATATG GATATAAGGCGAAGCATTTCAGGTAATTTACGCCCCCTTATGACCAACATCCCTGCTTCCTCTATGTACAGTGTCAGATCAGGAGGATCTTCAAAAGGCAGGACAGTTAGTGTTTTGGACTCCCCTCTGGCCACAAGCAGCAATGCTAGCTCTGAACCAAGTGTCAACAATAACTCCTATTTTGCTGATGGGATAGAAATAGAAGACAACGAATTTGGAAGCGAGAGAGGAAATTCCTCTCCTTCAAGTCATCATGGCAGGTGA
- the LOC7466064 gene encoding uncharacterized protein LOC7466064 isoform X3 yields MVMKEKDEELTLFLEMRRREIEREKNNLLLNSSADEPQAPLGLGSNNLSLVSNKITVSSIVPPPRKTATEKFLDSENDKSDYDWLLTPPRTPLFTSLELESQKTAMSQIGMSNARPTALKSRLINIQEEPASRTHVGSKGTTLQSGLNSTSAGNRRSASAGGQRSVSRPATPTGRPSLSATAKHSRPSTPTSRPTLSSTKSVAPPARSSTPTRIAARSSTPTARPSLSGSKPASRSATPIRQSSTPSSPPSVAAAPGQTSSVTKSVPATLKNPVASRGISPTVKSRPWKPEEIPGFSLDAPPNLRTSLPERPASATRDRPGGPSARPASASRERPGGPSARPASASRERPGDPSARPASASRGRPGGPSARSSSSDAGFNGRPRQQSCSPSRGKASRMSIPTKSRTQTNGGDDVNPVQMGTKMVERVVNMRKLVPPKQDGSHSSLSNSAGKSSSLDSTGFGRTLSKKSLDMALRHMDIRRSISGNLRPLMTNIPASSMYSVRSGGSSKGRTVSVLDSPLATSSNASSEPSVNNNSYFADGIEIEDNEFGSERGNSSPSSHHGR; encoded by the exons ATGGTGATGAAAGAGAAGGATGAAGAGCTTACCCTGTTTCTGGAGATGCGAAGACGCGAGATAGAGAGGGAGAAAAACAATCTTCTCCTTAACAGTTCGGCCGATGAACCTCAAGCTCCTTTAG GATTAGGTAGTAATAATCTTTCACTGGTGTCTAATAAGATTACGGTGTCGTCTATTGTACCGCCGCCGCGAAAGACTGCTACGGAGAAGTTCTTGGATTCGGAGAATGATAAATCTGACTATGATTG GCTTCTTACACCACCTAGAACCCCGCTTTTTACTTCCTTGGAGTTGGAATCGCAGAAAACTGCAATGAGTCAGATTGGGATGTCTAATGCTCGTCCCACTGCTCTAAAGTCAAGG CTAATAAATATCCAGGAAGAACCTGCTTCAAGGACTCATGTAGGATCTAAGGGAACAACTTTGCAGTCAGGACTGAACTCCACAAGTGCTGGTAATAGGAGGTCCGCATCAGCTGGAGGACAAAGATCTGTGTCGAGACCTGCAACACCCACAGGACGGCCCTCTTTATCTGCAACAGCTAAGCATTCAAGACCGTCTACACCCACATCACGGCCCACATTGTCTTCTACTAAGTCTGTTGCTCCTCCAGCGAGATCCTCAACTCCTACTAGAATTGCTGCACGCTCTTCGACGCCAACTGCTAGACCATCTCTTTCAGGTTCAAAGCCAGCTTCCAGATCAGCAACACCAATCCGCCAGTCATCAACCCCTTCAAGTCCACCTAGTGTGGCTGCTGCTCCTGGCCAGACTTCTTCAGTGACCAAGTCAGTTCCTGCCACTCTGAAAAATCCAGTGGCATCACGTGGCATTTCTCCAACAGTAAAATCTAGGCCTTGGAAACCTGAAGAGATTCCTGGTTTCTCTCTTGATGCTCCACCAAATTTAAGGACATCATTGCCAGAAAGACCAGCTTCAGCCACTAGGGATAGGCCTGGAG GTCCAAGTGCTCGGCCAGCTTCGGCCTCTAGGGAGAGGCCTGGAGGTCCAAGTGCTCGCCCAGCTTCGGCCTCAAGGGAGAGGCCAGGTGATCCAAGTGCTCGCCCAGCTTCAGCTTCCAGGGGTAGGCCTGGAGGTCCAAGTGCTCGATCATCTTCTAGTGATGCTGGTTTTAATGGAAGACCGAGGCAACAATCATGCTCCCCCTCTCGAGGAAAGGCCAGTCGGATGTCCATTCCCACAAAGAGCAGAACACAGACCAATGGTGGTGATGATGTGAACCCAGTGCAAATGGGAACAAAGATGGTTGAAAGAGTGGTGAACATGAGAAAACTGGTACCACCAAAGCAAGATGGCTCTCACTCCAGCCTCAGTAATTCTGCTGGGAAGTCATCCTCCCTTGATAGCACAGGCTTTGGAAGAACTCTCTCAAAGAAATCTCTGGATATGGCTTTGAGGCATATG GATATAAGGCGAAGCATTTCAGGTAATTTACGCCCCCTTATGACCAACATCCCTGCTTCCTCTATGTACAGTGTCAGATCAGGAGGATCTTCAAAAGGCAGGACAGTTAGTGTTTTGGACTCCCCTCTGGCCACAAGCAGCAATGCTAGCTCTGAACCAAGTGTCAACAATAACTCCTATTTTGCTGATGGGATAGAAATAGAAGACAACGAATTTGGAAGCGAGAGAGGAAATTCCTCTCCTTCAAGTCATCATGGCAGGTGA
- the LOC7466064 gene encoding uncharacterized protein LOC7466064 isoform X2, with the protein MVMKEKDEELTLFLEMRRREIEREKNNLLLNSSADEPQAPLGLGSNNLSLVSNKITVSSIVPPPRKTATEKFLDSENDKSDYDWLLTPPRTPLFTSLELESQKTAMSQIGMSNARPTALKSRLINIQEEPASRTHVGSKGTTLQSGLNSTSAGNRRSASAGGQRSVSRPATPTGRPSLSATAKHSRPSTPTSRPTLSSTKSVAPPARSSTPTRIAARSSTPTARPSLSGSKPASRSATPIRQSSTPSSPPSVAAAPGQTSSVTKSVPATLKNPVASRGISPTVKSRPWKPEEIPGFSLDAPPNLRTSLPERPASATRDRPGGPSARPASASRDRPGGPSARPASASRERPGDPSARPASASRGRPGGPSARSSSSDAGFNGRPRQQSCSPSRGKASRMSIPTKSRTQTNGGDDVNPVQMGTKMVERVVNMRKLVPPKQDGSHSSLSNSAGKSSSLDSTGFGRTLSKKSLDMALRHMDIRRSISGNLRPLMTNIPASSMYSVRSGGSSKGRTVSVLDSPLATSSNASSEPSVNNNSYFADGIEIEDNEFGSERGNSSPSSHHGR; encoded by the exons ATGGTGATGAAAGAGAAGGATGAAGAGCTTACCCTGTTTCTGGAGATGCGAAGACGCGAGATAGAGAGGGAGAAAAACAATCTTCTCCTTAACAGTTCGGCCGATGAACCTCAAGCTCCTTTAG GATTAGGTAGTAATAATCTTTCACTGGTGTCTAATAAGATTACGGTGTCGTCTATTGTACCGCCGCCGCGAAAGACTGCTACGGAGAAGTTCTTGGATTCGGAGAATGATAAATCTGACTATGATTG GCTTCTTACACCACCTAGAACCCCGCTTTTTACTTCCTTGGAGTTGGAATCGCAGAAAACTGCAATGAGTCAGATTGGGATGTCTAATGCTCGTCCCACTGCTCTAAAGTCAAGG CTAATAAATATCCAGGAAGAACCTGCTTCAAGGACTCATGTAGGATCTAAGGGAACAACTTTGCAGTCAGGACTGAACTCCACAAGTGCTGGTAATAGGAGGTCCGCATCAGCTGGAGGACAAAGATCTGTGTCGAGACCTGCAACACCCACAGGACGGCCCTCTTTATCTGCAACAGCTAAGCATTCAAGACCGTCTACACCCACATCACGGCCCACATTGTCTTCTACTAAGTCTGTTGCTCCTCCAGCGAGATCCTCAACTCCTACTAGAATTGCTGCACGCTCTTCGACGCCAACTGCTAGACCATCTCTTTCAGGTTCAAAGCCAGCTTCCAGATCAGCAACACCAATCCGCCAGTCATCAACCCCTTCAAGTCCACCTAGTGTGGCTGCTGCTCCTGGCCAGACTTCTTCAGTGACCAAGTCAGTTCCTGCCACTCTGAAAAATCCAGTGGCATCACGTGGCATTTCTCCAACAGTAAAATCTAGGCCTTGGAAACCTGAAGAGATTCCTGGTTTCTCTCTTGATGCTCCACCAAATTTAAGGACATCATTGCCAGAAAGACCAGCTTCAGCCACTAGGGATAGGCCTGGAGGTCCAAGTGCTCGGCCAGCTTCGGCCTCAAGGGATAGGCCTGGAG GTCCAAGTGCTCGCCCAGCTTCGGCCTCAAGGGAGAGGCCAGGTGATCCAAGTGCTCGCCCAGCTTCAGCTTCCAGGGGTAGGCCTGGAGGTCCAAGTGCTCGATCATCTTCTAGTGATGCTGGTTTTAATGGAAGACCGAGGCAACAATCATGCTCCCCCTCTCGAGGAAAGGCCAGTCGGATGTCCATTCCCACAAAGAGCAGAACACAGACCAATGGTGGTGATGATGTGAACCCAGTGCAAATGGGAACAAAGATGGTTGAAAGAGTGGTGAACATGAGAAAACTGGTACCACCAAAGCAAGATGGCTCTCACTCCAGCCTCAGTAATTCTGCTGGGAAGTCATCCTCCCTTGATAGCACAGGCTTTGGAAGAACTCTCTCAAAGAAATCTCTGGATATGGCTTTGAGGCATATG GATATAAGGCGAAGCATTTCAGGTAATTTACGCCCCCTTATGACCAACATCCCTGCTTCCTCTATGTACAGTGTCAGATCAGGAGGATCTTCAAAAGGCAGGACAGTTAGTGTTTTGGACTCCCCTCTGGCCACAAGCAGCAATGCTAGCTCTGAACCAAGTGTCAACAATAACTCCTATTTTGCTGATGGGATAGAAATAGAAGACAACGAATTTGGAAGCGAGAGAGGAAATTCCTCTCCTTCAAGTCATCATGGCAGGTGA